The proteins below come from a single Candidatus Flexicrinis affinis genomic window:
- the kynA gene encoding tryptophan 2,3-dioxygenase, with protein sequence MRRGGDMTDDLKHDATLDLSGAMSYGDYLALDAVLSAQHPLSDHHDEMLFIIQHQTSELWMRLMLHELDAARQKITADDLPPAFKMMARVSRIMEQLVSAWDVLSTLTPSEYSQFRGLLGHASGFQSYQYRMIEFILGAKSEVATRPFRHQPEQFALVTAYLETPSLYDETIRLLARRGFDIDARALDRDWTLANEPNDSVRDAWVEIYRAPQQHWELYELAEELVDLEDSFRQWRFRHLTTVTRIIGFKRGTGGTSGVRYLKDVLDRELFPELWAVRTSL encoded by the coding sequence ATGCGCCGAGGGGGCGACATGACCGACGACTTGAAACACGACGCGACGCTCGACCTGTCGGGCGCGATGAGTTACGGCGACTACCTCGCACTGGATGCGGTGTTGAGCGCGCAGCACCCGCTCAGCGACCATCACGACGAGATGCTGTTCATCATTCAGCACCAGACCAGCGAGCTGTGGATGCGCCTGATGCTGCACGAACTGGACGCCGCACGCCAGAAGATCACGGCCGACGATCTGCCGCCCGCGTTCAAGATGATGGCCCGTGTTTCGCGCATCATGGAGCAGCTCGTGAGCGCATGGGATGTGCTGTCCACCCTGACGCCTAGCGAATACAGCCAGTTTCGCGGTTTGCTCGGCCACGCGTCGGGCTTTCAGTCGTACCAGTACCGCATGATCGAGTTCATTCTCGGCGCCAAAAGCGAGGTCGCGACACGCCCGTTTCGCCATCAGCCGGAGCAGTTCGCGCTCGTGACGGCATACCTCGAGACACCGTCGCTGTATGACGAGACGATCCGCCTGCTGGCGCGGCGCGGGTTCGACATCGACGCGCGCGCGCTCGACCGCGACTGGACGCTGGCGAACGAACCGAACGACTCTGTGCGCGATGCGTGGGTCGAGATCTACCGTGCACCCCAGCAGCACTGGGAGCTTTACGAGCTGGCCGAAGAACTGGTCGACCTTGAAGACTCGTTTCGCCAATGGCGTTTCCGCCACCTGACGACCGTCACCCGAATCATCGGCTTCAAGCGCGGGACCGGCGGCACATCGGGCGTCAGATATCTCAAGGACGTGCTCGACCGCGAACTGTTCCCTGAACTGTGGGCGGTCCGCACGTCACTCTAG
- a CDS encoding glycogen debranching enzyme family protein translates to MTDDRPNTEFVTQDTADFDAPVQREWLVTNGIGGYAMGAINGTRTRRYHGLLVAALQPPVGRWLMAAGTYESVVSPWGDHYVVASRRDAERAYPPDLPVAFALEGSIPTWRWDLPDGTLAKKIWMEHGANTTYVRYSWSGDEPVRVSAEVGAVYRDHHEKCVRAGPTGALPGLERRDNGVAVRLGLDAHTLLIAGRGVSITPVESLWRRGTYLAVEDERGFDHIEDVRIVARFDREVSAESPLTVVLSAEHAPDLDGEAGLSRRIERDRALISAADAEGAPVEVRHLVLAADQFVVQRALADGTPGSSVIAGYPWFGDWGRDTMIALPGLTLATGRADIAKQILLTYARYVDQGMLPNRFPDSGESPEYNTADATLWYFEAIRAYHATTGDDDSIRALYPVLADIVRWHVAGTRYGIGVDSRDGLLRCGSPGANLTWMDAKVEGSVMTPRHGKPVEINALWINALAVMHMLAPVVGGSHDTYEAQVRQASASFGRYWDAAHNRLYDGIDPIDDTLRPNQAVAAMLPTVPLSDEQRRAVVDSIASHLAVAFGVRTLPQGHPEYHGVFTGDWRTRDAMYHRGPAWSWLLGPYLSAHLLAYGDREAAQKLLGSALKQVYVGCVGSVSELYDGDPPHHARAASAQAWGVAELLRVWASLR, encoded by the coding sequence ATGACCGACGATCGACCTAACACCGAGTTTGTGACTCAGGACACCGCCGACTTCGACGCGCCCGTGCAGCGAGAATGGCTCGTAACCAACGGCATCGGCGGCTACGCCATGGGCGCGATCAATGGCACGCGCACGCGCCGCTATCACGGCCTGTTGGTCGCCGCGCTTCAGCCCCCGGTCGGCCGCTGGTTGATGGCCGCGGGCACGTATGAGTCGGTCGTATCGCCGTGGGGCGATCACTACGTGGTCGCATCGCGCCGCGACGCCGAGCGCGCCTATCCGCCCGATCTGCCTGTTGCCTTCGCGCTGGAAGGATCGATCCCGACATGGCGCTGGGACCTGCCGGACGGGACGCTCGCCAAGAAGATCTGGATGGAACACGGGGCAAATACGACTTATGTCCGTTACTCGTGGTCGGGCGATGAGCCGGTGCGCGTCAGCGCGGAGGTCGGGGCGGTCTACCGCGATCATCACGAGAAGTGCGTGCGGGCCGGCCCAACCGGCGCACTACCCGGCCTAGAGCGGCGAGACAACGGGGTCGCGGTGCGTCTGGGGCTGGATGCGCATACGCTGCTCATTGCCGGACGAGGTGTCTCCATCACGCCGGTCGAGAGCTTGTGGCGACGCGGGACGTACCTCGCGGTCGAGGACGAGCGCGGCTTCGACCACATCGAAGATGTGCGGATCGTCGCCCGGTTCGACCGCGAGGTGTCGGCGGAGTCGCCGCTGACGGTGGTGCTGAGCGCCGAGCACGCACCTGATCTCGACGGCGAAGCCGGGCTCAGCCGCCGGATCGAACGCGATCGCGCGCTGATTTCCGCCGCCGATGCCGAGGGCGCGCCGGTGGAAGTGCGGCACCTCGTGCTGGCGGCAGATCAATTCGTGGTGCAGCGTGCGCTGGCAGACGGGACGCCGGGGTCGAGCGTCATTGCGGGTTATCCGTGGTTCGGCGATTGGGGCCGCGACACGATGATCGCCTTGCCGGGGTTGACGCTGGCGACCGGCCGCGCGGACATCGCCAAGCAGATTCTGCTGACTTACGCGCGTTACGTTGATCAGGGGATGCTGCCCAACCGCTTTCCGGACAGCGGCGAATCGCCCGAATACAACACCGCCGACGCCACGCTGTGGTATTTCGAGGCGATCCGCGCGTATCACGCGACAACCGGCGACGACGACTCAATACGCGCGCTTTACCCGGTGTTGGCCGACATCGTCCGCTGGCACGTGGCCGGCACGCGTTACGGCATTGGCGTCGACTCGCGCGATGGACTGCTGCGCTGCGGGTCGCCGGGGGCGAACCTGACGTGGATGGACGCCAAGGTCGAAGGCAGCGTCATGACGCCGCGCCACGGCAAACCGGTCGAGATCAATGCGCTGTGGATCAACGCTCTGGCCGTGATGCACATGCTGGCGCCGGTGGTCGGCGGTTCGCATGACACGTACGAGGCGCAGGTTCGGCAGGCATCCGCCAGCTTTGGCAGATACTGGGACGCGGCGCACAACCGCCTGTACGACGGCATCGACCCGATCGACGACACGCTGCGGCCGAATCAAGCCGTGGCCGCCATGCTGCCGACCGTCCCGCTGTCCGACGAGCAGCGGCGGGCTGTGGTCGACTCGATCGCGTCGCATCTGGCTGTCGCGTTTGGCGTGCGTACGCTGCCGCAGGGCCACCCGGAGTACCACGGCGTGTTCACCGGCGACTGGCGTACGCGCGATGCGATGTATCACCGGGGGCCGGCGTGGAGTTGGCTGCTGGGGCCGTACCTGAGCGCGCACCTGCTGGCGTATGGCGATCGGGAAGCAGCGCAGAAGCTGCTCGGCTCGGCGCTCAAACAGGTATATGTCGGATGCGTGGGTTCGGTCAGCGAGTTGTACGACGGCGACCCGCCTCATCACGCCCGTGCGGCGAGCGCACAGGCGTGGGGCGTGGCGGAATTGCTGCGCGTGTGGGCGAGCCTGCGTTAG